The following coding sequences lie in one Apium graveolens cultivar Ventura chromosome 3, ASM990537v1, whole genome shotgun sequence genomic window:
- the LOC141714637 gene encoding ubiquitin-like-specific protease ESD4 yields the protein MPRLQGRIGWCGGLLILENGPDWGWGFGMSPRNPGGLSVQDYHVHALAMQSLAPGTWVDDRIIYTYMGLLRTREEEIHTGGIWERKPVYYFMDPYFMVLGKGHVKKIRKASRVGGDTLQRAWNKALRSFTRFSSATVGPSVLEADYIFIPCCVGDVHWVLFMFGTRRFEGLIIDSMNDEPDYREDIRVVSWLLPRLLHMVHPVEGRDPTSAEVLTLPSRPKQRNSNDCGVYVMKYMDYFTQGYDLAEVPNWSQEEVDTFRYRIARELQLGKARGIPGIRMRRCHEAS from the exons ATGCCACGTTTGCAGGGGAGGATTGGCTGGTGTGGTGGTTTATTGATATTGGAAAATGGGCCAG ATTGGGGATGGGGCTTTGGGATGTCGCCGAGGAATCCCGGTGGTCTTAGTGTTCAGGACTATCACGTCCATGCATTAGCGATGCAGAGTCTGGCTCCAGGAACATGGGTTGATGACAGGATCATATACACTTATATG GGATTGCTAAGGACTCGGGAGGAGGAAATTCACACTGGAGGTATATGGGAGAGGAAACCCGTCTATTATTTCATGGATCCCTACTTCATGGTTCTTGGGAAAGGACATGTGAAGAAAATCAGAAAAGCATCGAGGGTCGGTGGAGATACATTGCAGAGGGCATGGAATAAAGCATTACGTAGCTTTACCAGGTTTTCCAGTGCTACTGTTGGTCCTTCTGTTCTCGAGGCGGACTATATATTCATCCCATGTTGTGTCGGAGATGTGCATTGGGTTTTGTTCATGTTCGGTACTAGACGATTTGAAGGTCTTATCATAGATTCAATGAATGACGAGCCGGATTATCGTGAGGATATACGAGTGGTG TCATGGTTGTTGCCGAGGCTATTGCATATGGTACACCCAGTCGAGGGGCGTGACCCTACTTCAGCCGAGGTCCTAACTCTACCGTCCAGGCCAAAGCAACGAAACTCTAATGATTGTGGTGTTTATGTGATGAAGTACATGGACTACTTCACACAAGGATATGACTTAGCTGAGGTACCAAATTGGTCGCAGGAAGAGGTGGATACCTTTAGGTATCGGATAGCCAGGGAGCTTCAGTTAGGGAAGGCAAGGGGGATTCCCGGGATTCGTATGCGTAGGTGTCACGAGGCTTCATAG